From Aristaeella lactis, the proteins below share one genomic window:
- a CDS encoding YitT family protein, with the protein MVKSVRSAISRHPAAAERFFSYSQILLGAIIAGAAYPLFMTPNHIAPGGITGIATILNHLMGWRVGAVSLILNIPLFLISFRAMGRIFAFRSIIATLLFTLFIDILPLQPMTHDPLLGPCRAA; encoded by the coding sequence ATGGTTAAATCCGTTCGTTCCGCAATCAGCAGGCATCCGGCGGCAGCGGAGCGTTTCTTCTCTTATTCGCAGATCCTTCTTGGTGCGATAATCGCCGGTGCGGCCTATCCCCTGTTTATGACACCGAACCATATCGCGCCCGGCGGCATAACCGGAATTGCCACAATCCTGAATCATCTGATGGGGTGGCGCGTCGGTGCTGTCTCCCTGATCCTGAATATTCCGCTGTTCCTGATCAGTTTCCGGGCAATGGGCCGGATTTTCGCCTTCAGGAGCATTATCGCCACGCTGCTTTTCACGTTGTTCATTGACATCCTGCCCCTGCAGCCCATGACACATGATCCGCTGCTGGGGCCCTGTCGGGCGGCGTGA
- a CDS encoding YitT family protein: MLGAGLGLIMRGGATTGGSDMIARMVHKRFQFISTGSFLFAIDCAVVISAGFLIGTSEALYALINIFLSAKVMDTVIVGFSSNKACFVMSARWQEIADRVMRDMDRGVTLLTARGAYTGTERPTLLCVISRSEIMTFKRILHEEDENAFVIIVEAHEAIGDGFSVMEK, from the coding sequence ATGCTGGGAGCCGGCCTGGGCCTGATCATGCGCGGCGGCGCCACCACCGGCGGCTCCGATATGATCGCCCGCATGGTGCATAAACGCTTCCAGTTTATTTCCACAGGTTCCTTCCTCTTTGCCATCGACTGTGCCGTTGTCATTTCTGCCGGTTTCCTGATTGGTACCTCCGAGGCCCTTTACGCGCTGATCAACATTTTCCTGTCCGCCAAGGTGATGGACACCGTCATCGTCGGTTTCTCCTCAAACAAGGCCTGCTTTGTCATGTCCGCCCGCTGGCAGGAGATCGCGGATCGTGTCATGCGGGACATGGATCGCGGCGTTACCCTGCTCACTGCCCGCGGCGCCTATACCGGCACAGAACGTCCTACCCTGCTGTGCGTCATCAGCCGCAGCGAGATCATGACGTTCAAACGGATCCTGCACGAAGAGGATGAAAACGCCTTCGTCATCATTGTCGAAGCCCATGAAGCGATCGGTGACGGGTTCTCAGTAATGGAAAAATAA
- the efp gene encoding elongation factor P translates to MITAGDFKKGITIEWDGGVWNIVDFQHVKPGKGAAFVRTKIKNVMTGAVVERSFNPTDKMPKAIIETKEMQYVYNDGDLYYFMDVETYEQLPLSKDQVEDAIPFVKEGTNVTVRFFKGSAFSVEAPNFVVLEVTDTEPGFAGDTASNTYKPATLETGFSLQVPLFINTGDKIQIDTRSGEYLKRA, encoded by the coding sequence ATGATTACCGCTGGCGATTTCAAGAAAGGCATTACGATTGAGTGGGACGGCGGCGTCTGGAATATCGTTGATTTCCAGCACGTGAAGCCCGGCAAAGGCGCTGCTTTTGTCCGCACCAAGATCAAGAACGTGATGACCGGCGCTGTGGTTGAGCGCAGCTTCAACCCCACTGACAAAATGCCCAAGGCCATCATCGAGACCAAGGAAATGCAGTACGTCTACAACGACGGCGACCTGTACTACTTCATGGACGTTGAAACCTATGAACAGCTGCCGCTGAGCAAGGACCAGGTTGAAGACGCGATCCCCTTCGTGAAGGAAGGCACCAACGTGACCGTCCGTTTCTTCAAGGGAAGCGCTTTCTCCGTGGAAGCTCCCAACTTCGTGGTTCTGGAAGTGACGGATACCGAACCCGGTTTTGCCGGCGATACCGCTTCCAACACCTACAAGCCCGCTACGCTGGAGACCGGCTTCAGCCTGCAGGTGCCGCTGTTCATCAACACCGGCGACAAGATTCAGATCGATACCCGCAGCGGCGAGTATCTGAAGAGGGCTTAA
- a CDS encoding M24 family metallopeptidase, protein MTAAERLINYLHAGPKTAVAVHDPSNMFYLTEGYTGEGLVYISEASRVIITDFRYTEQAERQAPGFRVEMTETGRNHNRVLSELVKAEEITELRVETNWLSVDAFEDLRAAVGEEISFVPLKGAPQKLREIKTPAEIVAIRKACDITSEAFNAILPKIRPGMTEKELQIELDFTMLRLGADEFAFDTIIASGENGSLCHAIPGSRTLKNGDMITMDFGAKVGGYCSDMTRTVALGKPSDEMRTVYETVLRAQSMCEDALMAGKTGEELDKLARDYIDARGYAGRFGHGLGHSVGIDIHEEPRLSQRCKDVLQAGVVITVEPGIYLPGVGGVRIENTCLVKENGCVPLTTADKQLIIL, encoded by the coding sequence TTGACCGCAGCCGAACGGCTGATCAATTACCTGCATGCCGGCCCGAAAACGGCTGTGGCAGTGCATGATCCCTCCAATATGTTCTACCTGACGGAAGGATATACAGGCGAAGGACTCGTTTATATATCCGAAGCAAGCCGGGTGATCATCACTGACTTCCGCTATACAGAACAGGCAGAGCGGCAGGCGCCCGGTTTCCGGGTGGAAATGACCGAAACAGGACGAAACCATAACCGGGTCCTTTCGGAACTGGTGAAGGCTGAAGAGATTACTGAACTCCGGGTTGAAACCAACTGGCTTTCCGTGGACGCGTTTGAAGACCTGCGCGCCGCGGTGGGAGAGGAAATCTCCTTTGTTCCCCTGAAGGGTGCACCCCAGAAGCTCCGGGAGATCAAGACCCCGGCCGAAATCGTAGCCATCCGCAAAGCGTGCGATATCACCTCGGAAGCATTCAACGCGATCCTGCCGAAAATCCGGCCGGGTATGACGGAAAAGGAACTGCAGATCGAACTGGACTTTACGATGCTCCGCCTGGGCGCGGATGAGTTCGCTTTTGACACCATCATCGCTTCGGGCGAAAACGGCAGTCTCTGCCACGCGATCCCCGGCAGCAGGACGCTGAAGAACGGCGACATGATCACCATGGACTTCGGCGCGAAGGTCGGCGGATACTGCAGTGACATGACGCGTACGGTTGCCCTCGGCAAGCCGTCCGATGAGATGCGCACAGTCTATGAGACCGTGCTTCGGGCCCAGAGCATGTGCGAGGACGCGCTCATGGCCGGCAAAACCGGTGAAGAGCTGGACAAACTGGCCCGGGATTACATTGACGCAAGGGGATACGCCGGACGCTTCGGCCATGGACTGGGGCATTCCGTCGGAATCGACATCCACGAGGAGCCGCGGCTTAGCCAGAGATGTAAGGACGTCCTGCAGGCCGGCGTTGTGATCACCGTGGAACCCGGTATCTACCTGCCCGGTGTGGGCGGCGTCAGGATCGAAAACACCTGCCTGGTGAAGGAAAACGGCTGCGTACCGCTGACGACAGCGGATAAGCAGTTGATCATCCTATAA
- a CDS encoding PD-(D/E)XK nuclease family protein encodes MSKVKIIGDRSGRVWPMVLRTAEESRNAGRRLILYVPEQYTLQAERDLITGLKLPGLLDIQVISPRKMKQQVKERTGTGTKRLLNEMGRAMAVHRVMTEKADELVYYKDMTDLPGAVKRVEEALDELRESDMTPEELEAYAASAVTGAERAKLNDLKTIWQGYEELISEQFDDEKTAWADTVDRLRRSGMWKTADVAVYGFDTIRPDLRKLLAGICEDVNSLTVFLVTDTDKAPDGRIFSSQRESVDRLTQALEEHGIAAEEIMLKNSRENCAAALAFLDRNLFALNPEKWTGDARSTVTLYAGSTPWDEAEKISATLRKWNEEGTAWSEMAIALPSGAASAGVLRSNLKINGIPFVWQQKDKAEDHPVCRMLLCALSCLSDGYRTENVTNMARSGFSLLTEEEGLLLESYALAHGVEGRRWQKPFTAGENAAEAEACRLRLLTPLEKLRNELKEADNAGESASALADFLEEMNVWVRMEEEEEILLDREMYREAVINRQIGKLLADLLEQLQTLLGKKRAAIRDLKYMLESALAQASLAALPEEENGVIIGEVGHLLAGEIKALVLAQAQDGMLAAPESGWLTDPERRKLEEASGRTIGISRETGCLIRKYDFYRTLTLPLDKLMVTWSLRTEDGGALQPDGLIIQLEELFPELQEEGGVLGNEKRTDPVTPRAAIDGLGPWLTEIKKGEIGDVPADWKKALIQLLHSGQYGNTAHRMLDELLPKKEKQKLEKETARRLFMTDRLSVSRLEQFASCPYRHFIDYGLRPVQQDTFTFESNDAGTFFHEALDRYMKRAGADSRWPGFTPEQVDDVLEPILAELTEEWKDSPLQGDALGEWTGEGYVRRVRRAAHVLTRFAANSDFRTIATEQAFGDAEGLPPIVMTLSDGSRAAIRGKIDRIDTYENGEGIWLRIVDNKSREKKPDPARMATGEQLQLMIYLKAAAESMPGAHLAGAFYFPVIDKEVETKTDNPEEIEADRIDKTRMKGVAAAEEDVIRAMDRDIRPFSVDKVFKQDGTLSKSASWVMEEKTLRGLTDAALEKAGELCERMREGEIEASPGEDSTGSVCRYCDYRTICRLGNGKTRVRDKEITYQDIAGKNTLRETEK; translated from the coding sequence ATGAGCAAGGTTAAGATTATCGGGGACCGGAGCGGGCGAGTCTGGCCGATGGTGCTCCGCACAGCGGAGGAAAGCAGGAACGCCGGACGGAGGCTGATCCTGTATGTGCCGGAGCAGTACACCCTGCAGGCGGAGCGGGACCTGATCACGGGCCTGAAGCTGCCGGGACTCCTGGACATCCAGGTGATCAGCCCGCGGAAAATGAAACAGCAGGTTAAGGAACGAACCGGTACAGGAACGAAACGCCTGCTGAACGAAATGGGCCGGGCAATGGCGGTCCACCGGGTGATGACTGAAAAGGCGGACGAGCTTGTCTATTACAAGGATATGACAGACCTGCCCGGTGCGGTGAAACGGGTTGAAGAGGCCCTGGATGAACTGCGTGAGAGCGACATGACGCCGGAGGAACTGGAAGCGTATGCCGCATCGGCTGTGACCGGGGCGGAACGTGCCAAACTGAATGACCTGAAAACCATCTGGCAGGGATATGAAGAACTGATCTCTGAACAATTTGATGACGAGAAAACAGCCTGGGCCGACACCGTGGACCGCCTGAGACGAAGCGGTATGTGGAAAACGGCGGACGTGGCGGTATATGGTTTTGACACAATCCGGCCTGACCTTCGGAAACTGCTTGCCGGGATCTGCGAGGATGTGAACAGCCTCACAGTATTCCTGGTGACGGACACGGACAAGGCACCGGACGGCAGGATCTTTTCAAGCCAGCGGGAGAGCGTGGACCGGCTGACTCAAGCCCTGGAGGAACATGGCATCGCAGCTGAGGAGATCATGCTGAAAAACAGCCGGGAAAACTGCGCAGCGGCACTGGCTTTCCTGGACAGGAACCTTTTTGCGCTGAATCCGGAAAAGTGGACAGGGGATGCCCGGAGTACGGTGACCCTGTACGCGGGAAGTACGCCGTGGGATGAGGCGGAAAAGATCAGCGCGACCCTGCGGAAATGGAATGAAGAAGGAACGGCGTGGAGCGAAATGGCAATTGCGCTGCCCTCGGGCGCGGCATCCGCGGGAGTGCTCCGCTCCAACCTGAAGATCAACGGGATTCCTTTTGTCTGGCAGCAGAAGGATAAAGCGGAGGATCATCCGGTATGCCGGATGCTTCTGTGTGCGCTTTCCTGCCTGAGCGACGGATACCGGACGGAAAACGTGACCAACATGGCCAGAAGCGGTTTCAGCCTGCTGACGGAGGAGGAAGGACTGCTGCTGGAAAGCTATGCCCTGGCGCACGGCGTGGAAGGCCGGCGGTGGCAGAAGCCTTTTACCGCGGGGGAAAACGCGGCGGAAGCTGAAGCGTGCCGCCTGCGGCTGCTGACGCCGCTTGAAAAACTCAGGAACGAACTGAAGGAAGCGGACAACGCAGGTGAATCCGCCTCCGCACTGGCGGATTTTCTGGAAGAAATGAATGTTTGGGTCCGGATGGAGGAAGAGGAAGAAATCCTGCTGGACCGTGAAATGTATCGGGAGGCAGTAATCAACAGGCAGATCGGCAAACTGCTGGCGGACCTGCTTGAACAGCTCCAGACGCTGCTCGGGAAGAAGCGGGCGGCGATCCGGGACCTGAAATATATGCTGGAAAGCGCCCTGGCGCAGGCATCCCTTGCGGCACTGCCGGAAGAGGAAAACGGCGTCATTATCGGCGAAGTGGGCCATCTGCTGGCCGGCGAGATCAAGGCGCTTGTGCTGGCACAGGCACAGGACGGGATGCTGGCGGCTCCTGAAAGCGGATGGCTGACGGATCCGGAACGCCGGAAACTGGAAGAAGCCTCGGGCAGGACGATCGGAATCAGCCGGGAAACGGGCTGCCTGATCCGCAAATACGATTTTTACCGGACGCTGACACTGCCGCTGGATAAACTGATGGTAACATGGAGCCTCCGGACGGAAGACGGCGGCGCGCTGCAGCCGGACGGCCTGATCATCCAGCTGGAGGAACTTTTCCCGGAACTGCAGGAAGAAGGCGGAGTCCTGGGAAATGAAAAACGGACAGATCCCGTTACTCCCAGGGCCGCGATAGACGGACTGGGCCCCTGGCTTACGGAAATCAAAAAAGGGGAGATCGGGGACGTACCCGCGGACTGGAAAAAAGCCCTGATCCAGCTGCTGCACAGCGGACAATACGGCAACACGGCACACCGGATGCTGGATGAATTGCTGCCAAAGAAAGAAAAGCAGAAGCTGGAAAAGGAAACCGCCAGGAGACTGTTCATGACCGACCGCCTGTCTGTGAGCCGGCTGGAACAGTTTGCCTCCTGCCCTTACAGGCATTTTATTGATTACGGCCTGCGGCCGGTGCAGCAGGACACTTTTACCTTTGAAAGCAATGATGCCGGTACATTCTTCCATGAGGCGCTGGACCGGTATATGAAACGGGCAGGAGCAGACAGCCGCTGGCCGGGATTCACACCGGAACAGGTGGACGACGTGCTGGAACCGATCCTGGCGGAACTGACGGAGGAATGGAAAGACAGTCCGCTGCAGGGAGATGCCCTGGGAGAGTGGACGGGCGAAGGCTATGTCCGCCGGGTGCGCCGGGCTGCCCACGTGCTGACCCGGTTCGCGGCCAACAGCGATTTCAGGACAATCGCGACGGAGCAGGCATTCGGAGACGCGGAAGGTCTCCCGCCCATCGTGATGACGCTGTCTGACGGCAGCCGGGCGGCTATCCGGGGCAAGATTGACCGGATCGACACCTATGAGAACGGCGAAGGTATCTGGCTGCGGATTGTGGACAACAAGAGCCGGGAAAAGAAACCGGATCCGGCGCGGATGGCGACCGGGGAACAGCTGCAGCTGATGATCTACCTGAAGGCGGCGGCTGAAAGCATGCCCGGAGCGCATCTGGCAGGTGCCTTCTATTTCCCGGTGATTGATAAGGAAGTGGAAACCAAAACAGATAACCCGGAAGAGATTGAAGCGGACCGGATCGACAAGACGCGGATGAAGGGCGTGGCTGCCGCGGAAGAGGACGTGATCCGGGCCATGGACCGGGATATCAGACCTTTTTCTGTGGATAAGGTTTTCAAACAGGACGGGACCCTTTCGAAAAGCGCTTCCTGGGTCATGGAGGAAAAAACACTCCGGGGACTGACGGACGCGGCGCTGGAAAAAGCCGGGGAGCTGTGTGAACGGATGCGGGAAGGCGAGATTGAGGCTTCTCCCGGAGAGGATTCCACAGGCTCTGTGTGCCGGTACTGTGATTACAGGACGATCTGTCGCCTCGGAAACGGCAAAACCCGCGTCCGGGACAAGGAAATCACATATCAGGATATTGCGGGGAAAAACACGTTGCGCGAAACAGAAAAGTAG
- the thrC gene encoding threonine synthase: MSFFSTRGESCVTASQAILHGLAPDGGLYVPAMFPTVPMQRISTFCEMDYAARAVSILKRYLEDFSIPEIEEAVRAAYSTERFDTPEIAPVTQIDDSTWVLELFHGPTLAFKDMALQLLPHLTRLSALKNGEKREISILVATSGDTGKAALEGFRDVPGTSCTVFYPLDGVSDVQKLQMVTTGGNNTHVIAVKGNFDDAQTGVKELFSSQDFIRQMEKRGKILSSANSINFGRLVPQIVYYFSAYADLVNKHAIAPGEAVNFCVPTGNFGDILAGYYARNMGLPVNKLICASNRNNVLTDFFGSGIYSTHRTFFKTLSPSMDILVSSNLERLLYEATDRDGALVKTWMEQLKECGSYSIGEQRRDWLADVFWADCADNKDTVAEIGKRFREDHYLMDPHTAVGAYVLRQYRLKTNDATPTILLSTASPYKFAADVLRGVAGAEAAEGKDAFTCSEELEKLSGIPMPAQVRALKDLPVRHTAVCERNAMGEAVIKAFEL; this comes from the coding sequence GTGTCATTCTTTTCCACCCGCGGCGAAAGCTGCGTCACAGCCAGCCAGGCGATCCTGCACGGACTGGCTCCCGACGGCGGCCTGTATGTACCGGCCATGTTTCCGACTGTTCCGATGCAGAGGATCTCAACATTCTGCGAGATGGACTACGCCGCACGCGCGGTGTCTATCCTGAAACGCTACCTGGAAGACTTCAGCATTCCGGAAATTGAAGAAGCGGTTCGCGCGGCTTACAGCACGGAACGTTTTGACACGCCGGAGATCGCGCCGGTCACGCAGATCGATGACAGCACGTGGGTGCTGGAACTGTTCCACGGACCGACCCTGGCGTTCAAGGATATGGCGCTTCAGCTGCTTCCGCACCTGACCCGCCTTTCTGCCCTGAAAAACGGGGAGAAGCGGGAGATCAGCATTCTGGTCGCGACAAGCGGTGACACCGGCAAAGCAGCCCTTGAAGGGTTCCGGGATGTGCCCGGCACCAGCTGCACGGTGTTCTATCCGCTGGACGGCGTCAGCGACGTGCAGAAGCTGCAGATGGTGACCACCGGCGGAAACAACACGCATGTGATCGCGGTCAAGGGCAACTTTGACGATGCACAGACCGGTGTAAAAGAACTGTTCTCCTCCCAGGATTTCATCCGGCAGATGGAAAAACGCGGCAAGATCCTGTCTTCCGCGAACTCCATCAACTTCGGCCGCCTGGTGCCGCAGATCGTCTATTATTTCTCCGCCTACGCGGACCTGGTCAACAAACACGCCATTGCCCCCGGTGAAGCCGTTAACTTCTGCGTGCCGACCGGCAACTTCGGTGACATCCTGGCGGGCTATTATGCCAGGAATATGGGCCTGCCGGTGAATAAGCTGATCTGCGCCAGCAACCGGAACAACGTGCTGACAGACTTCTTCGGAAGCGGAATCTATTCCACCCACCGCACGTTCTTCAAGACGCTGAGTCCCAGCATGGACATCCTCGTGTCCTCCAACCTGGAACGGCTGCTGTATGAGGCGACGGACCGGGACGGCGCACTGGTTAAGACCTGGATGGAACAGCTGAAGGAATGCGGAAGCTACTCCATCGGTGAACAGCGCCGCGACTGGCTTGCGGATGTGTTCTGGGCAGACTGCGCGGACAACAAGGATACCGTGGCCGAGATCGGCAAACGGTTCCGCGAGGATCACTACCTGATGGATCCGCACACGGCAGTAGGCGCGTATGTGCTTCGCCAGTACAGGCTGAAGACAAACGATGCCACGCCGACCATCCTGCTGTCCACCGCCAGCCCCTACAAGTTCGCGGCGGATGTGCTGCGCGGGGTGGCCGGAGCAGAAGCGGCGGAAGGAAAAGACGCCTTTACCTGCAGCGAGGAACTGGAAAAGCTGTCCGGTATTCCGATGCCGGCCCAGGTCCGGGCACTGAAGGACCTGCCCGTGCGCCATACCGCCGTATGCGAGCGGAATGCTATGGGAGAAGCGGTGATCAAAGCCTTCGAGCTTTGA
- a CDS encoding CD1247 N-terminal domain-containing protein encodes MSRLTDRISYLQGLAEGMKLNPDKDSHKLILGILDVLGEVGESFEALAESHGELSDYVESIDEDLADLEADLYDDEDEELAEDDEDQAFEGSIEYECPHCGATVEIDPDEIDFDEDALCPQCGKELFPELPEEEDPDGEPEETNEEE; translated from the coding sequence ATGAGCAGACTGACGGACAGAATCAGTTATCTTCAGGGTCTGGCGGAAGGAATGAAGCTGAACCCGGACAAAGACTCCCATAAGCTGATCCTCGGCATCCTTGATGTGCTGGGTGAAGTTGGCGAGTCCTTTGAGGCTCTTGCGGAGTCTCACGGAGAACTGAGCGACTATGTGGAGAGCATAGATGAAGACCTGGCTGATCTGGAAGCCGATCTTTATGACGATGAGGACGAGGAACTGGCGGAGGATGACGAAGATCAGGCCTTCGAAGGCTCGATCGAGTATGAATGCCCCCACTGCGGTGCCACAGTAGAAATTGATCCGGATGAGATCGATTTTGATGAGGATGCCCTCTGTCCCCAGTGCGGCAAGGAACTTTTCCCCGAACTGCCGGAAGAAGAGGATCCGGACGGTGAACCGGAAGAAACGAACGAAGAGGAGTAA
- a CDS encoding SPFH domain-containing protein: MKKGLIILVAVIILALVVATTCTATVQTGYTGIVTTFGKVEDVTLEAGLHFKSPFQSIIPMDNREQKSTFETQAFSSDIQQVDITGSINYAINKSTAMNLFKEVGTDYFNKLVYPRMLEITKGVFSKYTAENLVANRQKLSELIREGLDNELDEYGINVISVSLENLDFTDAFTDAVEAKQVAAQKKLQAEIEQNQMTMETQQQAERKRINAEAEANVAKINADADAYALQVRSEAEAEANKKIAESLTENLIRFNEIKAWDGKLPTYMGGEGGTTMPILNLGGAADTQAVGE, from the coding sequence ATGAAAAAGGGACTGATCATTCTGGTTGCTGTTATCATCCTGGCACTGGTGGTGGCGACAACCTGTACCGCGACGGTGCAGACCGGATATACGGGTATTGTAACGACATTCGGTAAGGTGGAGGATGTTACGCTGGAGGCAGGACTGCATTTCAAGAGTCCCTTCCAGAGCATTATTCCCATGGACAACCGGGAGCAGAAGAGCACGTTTGAAACCCAGGCGTTCTCCAGCGATATCCAGCAGGTGGATATCACCGGTTCCATCAACTACGCCATCAACAAGAGCACGGCTATGAACCTGTTCAAGGAAGTCGGCACAGACTACTTCAATAAGCTGGTTTATCCCCGGATGCTGGAGATCACTAAAGGCGTGTTCAGCAAATACACTGCTGAAAACCTGGTGGCGAACCGCCAGAAGCTGAGCGAACTGATCCGTGAAGGTCTGGACAATGAACTGGACGAGTACGGCATCAACGTGATCAGCGTGAGCCTGGAGAACCTGGACTTTACGGACGCCTTCACGGACGCGGTTGAAGCCAAGCAGGTTGCTGCCCAGAAGAAGCTGCAGGCCGAGATCGAACAGAACCAGATGACCATGGAAACCCAGCAGCAGGCTGAACGGAAACGCATCAATGCCGAGGCTGAAGCCAATGTGGCCAAGATCAACGCGGACGCAGATGCCTACGCCCTGCAGGTACGCAGCGAAGCGGAAGCCGAAGCGAACAAGAAGATCGCAGAATCCCTGACGGAAAACCTGATCCGCTTCAACGAGATCAAAGCCTGGGACGGCAAACTGCCCACCTATATGGGCGGAGAGGGCGGCACCACGATGCCGATCCTGAACCTGGGCGGAGCCGCGGATACGCAGGCAGTCGGTGAATAA
- a CDS encoding metallophosphoesterase family protein has product MNEDTIRIAVLSDTHGLLRRCVVRAVQDCSVILHAGDIIHESDLDELAVYGSLYAVRGNNDIWMSGVCDLAGSLRFTIGGVTFFMTHDRRDVARDLTGVDAVIFGHSHRYSEERIDGRLWLNPGSCGRARFGSDVTMAKIVVRGEKSAAWNGSTLRTRTTEERREILILCAGMVYTQCRKRGNRCPVRHRP; this is encoded by the coding sequence ATGAATGAGGACACAATCCGGATCGCTGTCCTTTCCGATACCCACGGACTGCTCCGCAGGTGCGTGGTGCGGGCTGTGCAGGACTGCAGCGTGATCCTGCACGCGGGGGATATCATCCATGAAAGCGACCTGGATGAGCTGGCGGTTTACGGAAGCCTGTATGCCGTCAGGGGAAACAACGACATCTGGATGAGCGGAGTCTGCGACCTGGCAGGCTCGCTGCGCTTCACCATCGGCGGCGTTACCTTCTTTATGACCCATGACCGGCGGGACGTGGCAAGGGACCTGACAGGCGTGGACGCAGTCATCTTCGGCCACTCTCACCGCTACAGCGAAGAACGGATTGACGGACGGCTGTGGCTGAATCCGGGAAGCTGCGGAAGGGCACGCTTCGGCAGTGATGTGACCATGGCAAAGATCGTGGTCCGCGGGGAAAAATCAGCAGCGTGGAACGGATCGACTTTGAGAACACGGACGACTGAGGAACGCCGGGAGATATTGATCCTGTGCGCGGGTATGGTGTATACTCAATGCCGAAAGAGGGGAAACAGATGTCCAGTCCGACACCGTCCGTGA
- a CDS encoding DegV family protein: protein MAENYVLYTDSACDIHPDKLAEWNVKMLPLAFLFTDTGAEQKDHEEPIDEFYKSMRAGRVAKTSCVNEEAFESAFTEILEAGQDILYLGLSGGLSVTCENAKKVAERLAGKYPDRKIEAIDSLSASAGEGLFVYLAVKNRDAGMTLEENAETLRKEIPHVCHWFTVEDLVYLKRGGRVSAATALLGTALNVKPVLHVDDEGHLIKMTQVHGRKKSIKKLAEKLGETIRPDSPIFISNADCIEDAEMLKDILKNEYGKEVTLITSIGSVIGAHAGPGTLALFFMGKQR from the coding sequence ATGGCTGAGAATTATGTGCTGTATACCGACTCCGCTTGTGATATTCATCCGGACAAACTGGCAGAATGGAATGTAAAAATGCTTCCGCTGGCTTTTCTTTTTACAGATACAGGCGCGGAGCAGAAGGATCACGAAGAACCTATTGATGAGTTCTATAAATCCATGCGTGCAGGACGAGTTGCAAAAACCTCCTGTGTCAATGAAGAAGCTTTTGAAAGCGCATTTACCGAGATTCTTGAGGCAGGACAGGATATCCTTTACCTGGGCCTGTCCGGCGGACTGAGCGTGACCTGTGAAAACGCCAAAAAGGTTGCTGAAAGGCTTGCCGGGAAGTATCCTGACCGAAAGATCGAAGCGATCGATTCCCTTTCCGCTTCCGCCGGTGAAGGCCTGTTCGTATATCTTGCCGTGAAAAACCGGGATGCCGGAATGACACTGGAAGAAAACGCGGAGACACTTAGGAAAGAAATACCCCATGTGTGCCACTGGTTTACGGTGGAAGACCTGGTTTACCTGAAGCGCGGCGGACGGGTCAGCGCAGCCACAGCCCTGCTTGGTACGGCCCTGAACGTGAAACCTGTGCTTCATGTGGATGACGAAGGTCACCTGATCAAGATGACCCAGGTGCACGGACGGAAAAAGTCCATCAAAAAGCTGGCGGAAAAGCTGGGTGAGACGATCCGGCCGGATTCTCCGATCTTCATCTCCAACGCTGACTGCATTGAAGATGCTGAGATGCTGAAGGATATCCTGAAGAATGAATACGGCAAAGAGGTTACGCTGATCACCAGTATCGGATCTGTCATCGGCGCCCATGCCGGCCCCGGGACACTGGCACTGTTCTTCATGGGAAAACAGAGATAA